From the Odontesthes bonariensis isolate fOdoBon6 chromosome 9, fOdoBon6.hap1, whole genome shotgun sequence genome, the window ATCCAGAAACAGGACAAAGTGGACAGGTTATGGCGGTGAGGTACAACCAGCCTTCCGATTAGTATGGATTGTTAAAGGGGGGGGGAACATGGACCGGGTAAGGATTTGATGCGGAGGGTCTGCAGATGGAGATCCAGGAAGGGTGAGAGCGAGATCTGGGAGGATAGGTATTGCAGGAAAAGTCGCGCTGGAGAGTGGGCAGGAAAGTGAAGGAGATTGAAGATGTCTGTACACAGGTTAGGCCTTTCCAGGAGGATCGAGGACGAAATGGGCTCTCTTATCGTCTGGGGGCAAAACAGGATCCACATGAAAAGGTTCACTAAAAAGGCAAAGATTCACAAGAAGACAGATAGTTACTTAAACACTTAATTCGCATTCAGGCTGTCTTTCTAAGGCGCCTGGCTTTCGCCATTATggtaaacaagctcattctaaccttaaacaatattcatatgaaccagtccacaaggcacacgatgtaattaggccatgtcatgacatttctctcccacagaaGTACCATCAAGGTTAATCATCAGGCGTCAAGAGGTGATCTccttttccttataaacaccagcCAGCTTGATGTCAGATTGGCCTCAGGTGTGCAATGACCCAGAACTGGCCAACTCTTCAGCAAAGATCCTCTCTTCAGCCagaacactcacacacacaaaacacaaataCCAAATCCTAACAAATATCACAAAACCAAACATTGAGGCATAATTATTAGCTTTGAAACATgatacatttatttaacttttcaaGAGGATTTCCTTTCATTATACCCCTGGATATTTGCTTTAATGCGATATTagcaaaacataaaataaaaattttaactTTCAAAATGGATTACCTTAAATTCAGTTAAAACACAGCACATCACTTCTTGTTAGTCCAATTATCACTTCCTGTCTGGCTGACCAGGAAATGCGACAAAGCAACATGTTAAGCTGCACATGGATCCGGGTTACCTGACTCCCACCCTCTGGtaattcgcataccatctgggacgagcccacaaccgacatgatttcaaatggggctattttttctaaaactcgtgcatgtgattggatgaagaatctgtccgtcatcttgactgacacgccacttcagccactcccaatgactcaacccgtgacgtagctcagagcttacccgactcccgccctctggagcatgaatgggcggccataacgccgcccattcatccaaagtcccacccagcgattaatgattggctctgattattttctaattggacgaaacacatatgactcccaggctcctcagatggttgtgtgaggaaagggaatgCCCCCGcatgtagttggtgaacgcagccagatgacgtgagtcaggttaggaTCCGGGTGCATCCACACCAAGATTAGTAAATAAATACTGCAAAGTATATCATACTGCCATGCTACTTTGCCACAAAATAAGAGTAGTAACAGAAAGATGTAtcacaaaaaaaccccacacgTTTATTTATTGCTTCAAATTGCCTctaaattctttatttttattgaaaAGAGATTAGGTTCTTTACGCATTGTAATGGACAGTAcaattcattcaaggtaaacacaagaaacttgtgctaaagaaaaataaataaataaaaggaccagactcagtgagtaattccttatactccctatatagaccagtgagcagtgctgaccaacatatcattggggtcatcaggtgggaacctcctttcatcagtgtttcatctagttgggcccacgacacctccaggaggctagacaatgaccactggcgtcccagagtcaccccccaatgccagccaacactgtccctcacaccacaaccaccatcttatttttatatttttttttttttctcccacagccataagctacctcagcctcttcaccaactgcacaccagtaacagcagggtggggatgcaaaccctggttcgggtagggggagaaataaaagcggttaagataagcaggaatgggattcaaaccctggttcgggtaggggtaatgaaagtatagagggtgtcagaggtggaggcaggacaagacacactagcagacacactagcagattcagcagacaaactcacctaaacagtcctataatcagcaAAAATTCCAGCAAAAACTaggccatacaactcactcaaagccaactcacccaaaatggccgtctgatttcaaaaggatcacatgggccaaaccctccacttaaatatcctgaatttcttctttgcttcttccaagagtctgtttaccctaagtgctccccctgctgggcccccagctgctattgcttcttcttatccaaatccactgactggattttactgcttcatCTGACAGTtctttcactattttcctcacattctgtctacttacacccagctccctcaacaatgagacaaccgactttgcaacaaatcctctacatcctacttccactggacatatcctaactttccatcctcgctgctctgcttctgcccccaactccacatatctaagctttttcctttcatatgcttctactactaattcctcccaaggaacagtcagctctatgaaatagactctcattctactcctagaccacaaaactatatcaggccttaaatttgtagaggctatctcctggggaacaacaagcttatatcctaaatctacctgcatctcccaatcacaagcatcctccaagctgccatgcctccttattgtcttattaactttctccccctcttgaacaaactgaattgcaactctcttcaccttagaccctcctaagtttacctgccttcgttaatcttcaatacctgcagctaagcttcttaatacttggtcatgtcgccatgtataccggccttgtgacagactaaccttacaacctgacaaaatatgccttagagttgcagtacctgaacataacgaacataacgggtctccatttacccagagttttagattctggggagttggcaataaatcatatgttgcccctatcaaaaatctaatactcctttcgtccatacacagttctttccaactaagctttttcttctctacaccttcccaattcaaccaccgtccttgcttagcctgagccaatACCtatgcaccccttaacatttcctcctgtctacgaacctgctcaacaactagttttctcttctccttgggacctgctctactccacactggtttgcttgggccaagccccaagtcTCCctggcctatttgcacattacccacaatctctgtatgtctaagagttgcttctgcctcctgagctgccattcttggtttccacttcctccccttggttgggtttggaaccaccttactaactaccacatctttactcccagctaacaggagctctgtcctaactttagtacatttaaactcctctactagactagatactgggagctggagtatgcctttcccatacagtgccacagtacttaagcatctaggaacacctagccacttcctaatataaaaactaactaatctttccatttagataatggaatctcatacacagacagtggccacatcaacctaggaaacaatccaaactgcagacaccacagcttcaactttcctggaagctctgatttatctattctatccagtccctcagcaacatctttccgaaactgcactgcccaCTCTCCATCATttatgtctgcctggtaccacctgcctaaactctttactgccttttccctaattattggaatgctttcttcatctattacaaactttctatcacttaatttccctttacttattgagatactcctagacttagtaggtttgattttcaatAGCAATATCAAGGGCTAATCACTAATGGGAAAATGCAAAAACCAGGCTTGTTTATAACAAGTGAACATTTAATTATAAACTGTTGCTTTTATGAGTTGGTTGTGCCTCGACCCATGATTGCTTTCTTGGTGTTCCTCTCAGGTCTCAGCAGGATTATGTAGCATTTGGGTCCAAACAGTGCCACCAATAGACCAAAGCTGGAGGTCAGGATGGCAAATACCTCCACTGCATCTGCATATTTACCTGGGGAATTGATATAGGCAGGAACAAAGGCCACCCACACAGCACAGAAGATCAACATGCTGAAAGTGATGAATTTTGCCTCATTGAAGTTGTCTGGCAAATTTCTTGCTAAAAAAGCTAACAGGAAGCTGAGGATAGCCAGGAAGCCAATATAACTAAGTAGAACTGCAAATCCAAATGTTGAACCAACATCGCACTCATAAACTATCTTGTCATTGTGGTATTTGGTGTTTTTATGAGGAACCGGTGAAGCAGAGATAATCCACACAGAGCAGATTGCTGCCTGAATGCAAGTAAGAACTAAAActgttcctctctgctgcataGCACCGAACCACTTGAGGCTGGCTCCCCCTCCTGGCTTGGAGGCTTTGAACACAGCCAGAACCACCATGGTTTTAACCAGGATGCATGAGACACAAAGCACAAAGCTGATCCCAAATGCTGCATGTCTCAGCTGGCATGTCCACAGTCTGGGTTGACCGATGAACAGCAGTGAACACAGGAAGCAAAGTTTAAGTGAcactaaaatcagaaagctcAGTTCTGAGTTGTTAGCTCGTACGACTGGTGTACTGTGGTGATAAGCGAAGATACCCAGGACAACAGCACAGATACATGTGCCCAGCAATGAAGTGGCTGTCAAGCAGATACCCAGAGGCTCCTGATAGGAGAGGAACTCTGTTTTCTTAGGAACACAGTGGTCACGCTGTGGGCTGGACCAGAAGTCCTCTGGACAACTGATGCACTCCAAGGAGTCTAAAAGGAAAAGGAGGAATTACTTATTTTCTATCTGACTATAAACATGTCCACACTGATAATAAATACTGAAACACTGACCAAATGTATTGCTTATCTTTCCTTCAGAACAGGGAAtgcagtcaaaacaacattcaggTTGCCCCTTTTTTCTGGCCATGCGAGTACCTGGAGGACAACTGTCACTGCACACTGACCGAGGTGGCTGCACGAGGAAAACTAAATCTGTCATTTCATTTTAGTATATATTGACATTAGTGTTCCACAAAAGAagctttatgaaaaaaaaaaaattgatttacCTTTTTTGATTCAAAGTTCCAGAAGATTTTGTCTTCATCAAGTATGAGTTCTTCACCTCTGTCGACTGACCTTTTTACCTCCCCCACATTCTGAACTTCAGTTTTTCCATCAGGGAGCCACAGCCAGTTCATTACATCATATATTGGTAAAGCATCACCATTCTCATCAAATGACACTTGATCACCAAATGATGTAGTAAAGTTCACCGTTTGCAAATAATGTACAAGCTAAAAATGCACGAGAGAAAAGACATATCaagaaagtaacatttcatcCAAACAGATGTTAAACTCTTCCAGCCTTGTTTAATTATGAATACACTGGCATTGTGCATATGCACAGTAGTGTTCCTACTATTGACCTTAATCTTAATAAGAGACTGTTCTGATCATTGTCTTTACATAAGCTGCAGATAGAATATCCCATTCAAATTCATGTTTTCATGTTACAGATAATAGTCATGTTGATGAGCCACACCCACATTATATTCCCTTTTTCAGTTGCAAGGTTTGCACCCCTCCAAATTAAATCAAtgtcattaaaaaagaaaaaggcttaACCTACTCTGGGTTATCCTGTTTTCTGTGTACCATAGCCTTCCTGCTCTGCACTGAAATCCACTGGAGCTGGTGTTGCCAGATCTCATGACAGCAATCCTGGGTTCCCAGTCCAAAATCAAACCCTTATAATAAACATAATCAGAATACTCCATAACCTAATTATATGTTTGTCAAAGTATTATATGCTGTTTACATGGCAGTCTCTTTCTAAAAGGAGGACTTAATCAGGTTAATTTCAGAATATTGCTGTGCATGTAGATCATAGACCAATCTCTCTTGTCAAGTAATTGGAATTTAACTTGATACCACACCTGCCATGGCTCCAGATTTTGCAAAGTTGCACAGCTGTGTCCTCTGAAAGGCCCCCTCCCTGGCTCACACTGCAGCATATTATCAAGAGCATATGCCAGCGCATACACAGCCTTGTAAACATTGTACTCAGGCCCGAGGTTAGAAAGGTCCAAAAACTCAGTCTCCACACTTTCAATATCTTCCTTTCCAGAGCATATTGCTCCCTCATATTCCATCCAATCTGCTGGATCAAATTTACACTTAAATGTGTGTTCCCAAAACTGCCTCACctgaaaaattatttaaaaaattagCTTAATACATCACTTTCATCACCTTAACTATtcctttattccacattcagaactggaaatgttttttttcatttaatcaaAATAAGATTACCATGTTATTTCTATAGTTGTCATTTTGGCCAGGACGTATTTGTAGGAGGAAATCTTTGAACCCGGTTATTTCTCCTCGACGAATGGCAATACCAAGTGTGCCGCTCAGGATTGGCATGAAATGGGGTGTCTGGAGCACAGTTGCTGATGTCCAGGCTTCACTTGAAATCCATTGTTGACCTGTTACATTTTGTAGCATCACCTGTGTGTTACATTAAAACAAACTATTAGACTTCTAGTGATAGAAAATACAATATATTATCAGAggagaaacaaaacagaataaatTCTAGATGCAAGTTCTACAACCTAGAAATAACATTAAGTTAACATGAAGTGAGTTTTAATAGACTCACTGATCTTTGTGGATTATTAGTAGGTTAGGCATTCTAAAAATGTAAAACTATAACTTATGAATTACATGTGGTGATTATAGCATGCACTCTAGAAGTAATTTACTGTCTCCGAAAATTGTGTGTGCTCcaaactgatgataactgacaTCGAGTTGGAAAGTGAAATTCTGTTTACACATaaatatgaagaaaataaagttaATTATGTCTCTTAATCCACTCTTACCTCTTCCATTAATTGAATCATGTGACTCTCATGTGCAAACACCATGACAACACGAGCTGTTGATGTCTTTATCACACGTACAATTCGTCTGAGTTCACCTGGGTCACTGTCCCAGGGTAAGACCTCAGCGTAGGCCAGACAACCTCCACCAGACGTCACCAGGTCAGATTGGAAGGACTGGGCAACGTGAAGCCCATAATCATCATCACTAACAAGCAAACCTACCCACGTCCAGCCAAAGTGTTTTAGAATCTGAATCATAGCCCGCACCTAAGTGAATATATTGTCATCAAGAGAACATGAAGTGTGCAGACTTATATACTCTTTCATTAAATTACACTATTGTAAATTCTATATTGTCCGTTTATGGTTAATCTATTACAATTAAAAGTAGTAGAAAATTAGGAGAATTTTAtcatcagaaaaacaaacacacttaTCAACTTTcaagtctgtctctcacctgaaAAGCATCACTTGGGATGGTTCTGAAAAAGGATGGAAACCGCTGGCGATCACTTAGGCAGGAGCATGTGGAAAAATAACTCACCTATAAAGAAATATACATACTTTGTTATCTCATGCAATGTGCATATACATGCactatacacatatatatatatatatatatatatatatatatttacatatacatatatatacacatttgtGAGATGAACAAACAAATAAGATCAATGACAATCAGAAGTAAACTTGCAACTTACAATTGGCATTTTGAATAAACCCAACACATTGGACATGGCGATAGAAAATGTTGAGTAGGAGTCACCAACGACGCCCAGGACTGGAGGAATCCCTGAACAGTTCTCCTGTAGAAGAAACTGCTCATCCCGGCCACTGACCAGTGATAAGGCACCACTGAATCCAATAACAAGTGCACCACAGTTGTCATATAGACTGTATCCCAGGGTCACATTCGGCAGCAGATTGGAGTTCTTGTTGATCTCATCAATAGCATAAGCCATGGTCATAGCATGCCTA encodes:
- the LOC142389052 gene encoding extracellular calcium-sensing receptor-like, producing MGTFLGACLLLIVFSVFSVLSVSSSLISFCKLWRKFNLNEIQKSGDLVLGGLFEVHYTSSFHEQTFTSEPQQPSCKGFDTQGFRHAMTMAYAIDEINKNSNLLPNVTLGYSLYDNCGALVIGFSGALSLVSGRDEQFLLQENCSGIPPVLGVVGDSYSTFSIAMSNVLGLFKMPIVSYFSTCSCLSDRQRFPSFFRTIPSDAFQVRAMIQILKHFGWTWVGLLVSDDDYGLHVAQSFQSDLVTSGGGCLAYAEVLPWDSDPGELRRIVRVIKTSTARVVMVFAHESHMIQLMEEVRQFWEHTFKCKFDPADWMEYEGAICSGKEDIESVETEFLDLSNLGPEYNVYKAVYALAYALDNMLQCEPGRGPFRGHSCATLQNLEPWQLVHYLQTVNFTTSFGDQVSFDENGDALPIYDVMNWLWLPDGKTEVQNVGEVKRSVDRGEELILDEDKIFWNFESKKPPRSVCSDSCPPGTRMARKKGQPECCFDCIPCSEGKISNTFDSLECISCPEDFWSSPQRDHCVPKKTEFLSYQEPLGICLTATSLLGTCICAVVLGIFAYHHSTPVVRANNSELSFLILVSLKLCFLCSLLFIGQPRLWTCQLRHAAFGISFVLCVSCILVKTMVVLAVFKASKPGGGASLKWFGAMQQRGTVLVLTCIQAAICSVWIISASPVPHKNTKYHNDKIVYECDVGSTFGFAVLLSYIGFLAILSFLLAFLARNLPDNFNEAKFITFSMLIFCAVWVAFVPAYINSPGKYADAVEVFAILTSSFGLLVALFGPKCYIILLRPERNTKKAIMGRGTTNS